The following proteins are co-located in the Apium graveolens cultivar Ventura chromosome 5, ASM990537v1, whole genome shotgun sequence genome:
- the LOC141662129 gene encoding uncharacterized protein LOC141662129 has product MASSSPTSYLNATTGTVIDSNHPYFLHPSDHQGMILITITLTEQNYNQWHRAMKIALSSKLKLGFIDGTCTKPASPVNLAMLWSRCNDIVISWILNTVSPEIRLSVMYMTSVKDVWEDLDLRFAQTNVPKMFNLRKELAFLNQGNLSISAYFTIFRTLNDELDALSAIPRCDCGKCICANNAKLEDYNKSLKLSQFLMALGDQYTAIRGHLLLMNPIPNLSVAYSILMQEENQRESSSNTSAGGDNVALSVKQYNNGGPYQTNS; this is encoded by the coding sequence ACAACTGGTACGGTTATCGATTCTAATCACCCATACTTTCTTCATCCGTCAGATCATCAAGGTATGATCTTAATCACCATTACTTTGACGGAACAGAACTATAATCAATGGCATAGAGCTATGAAAATTGCGTTATCATCTAAACTAAAACTAGGTTTCATTGACGGAACTTGTACTAAACCTGCTAGTCCTGTGAATTTGGCTATGCTATGGTCTCGTTGCAATGATATTGTCATATCATGGATATTGAACACAGTTTCACCAGAAATTAGGCTTAGTGTGATGTATATGACTAGTGTTAAGGATGTATGGGAAGATCTTGATCTTCGTTTTGCTCAAACTAATGTGCCTAAGATGTTCAATTTGCGTAAAGAACTTGCATTTCTTAATCAAGGAAATCTGTCAATTTCTGCTTATTTTACCATATTTCGAACTTTAAATGATGAATTGGATGCGTTATCTGCTATACCTAGATGTGATTGTGGAAAGTGCATTTGTGCAAACAATGCTAAGTTAGAGGATTACAACAAGAGTCTCAAACTTTCACAGTTTCTTATGGCCTTGGGAGATCAGTATACCGCTATTCGAGGTCATTTGTTGCTTATGAATCCAATCCCTAACTTAAGTGTTGCATATAGCATACTAATGCAGGAAGAAAATCAGAGAGAGTCTAGTTCTAATACTTCTGCAGGAGGTGATAATGTTGCTTTATCTGTTAAACAGTATAATAATGGTGGACCTTATCAAACTAATTCATAG